In the genome of Candoia aspera isolate rCanAsp1 chromosome 1, rCanAsp1.hap2, whole genome shotgun sequence, one region contains:
- the UNC45B gene encoding protein unc-45 homolog B yields MEDPVQLKEEGNKYFQGNDYENAIKSYSKGLKLAKDPSLQAVLYRNRAACFLKKENYAQVASDATKAIDINGSDIKALYRRSQALEKLGKLDQAFKDIQRCATIEPRNQSFQAALRRLGTNIQEKLHVQFSTDARVQQMFEILLDEKSEKEKREKAANNLIVLGREEAGAQRIFQNNGLNLLVKLIETKNPELILAAVRTLSGMCARHRARATAILHMLGINKICLWMSIDHEEISLAVSNLLQVITDSLTGEGKKEEHGKEDALVLDTKKDMKAIIIHLLDMLPSKKVSGQGRDRALNLLNKNIPRQDQRIHDNSRTIFVIDNGLKKILKVAGQIPDMPDCLPLTENTQLTASVLLNKLYDDLRCDPEREEFRVICEEYIRSKIDPKDMDKTLHAIQTVSGVLQGPFDLGNKLLSMNGVMEMMVALCGSEREIDQLVAVEALIHASTKLSRATFIITNGITMLKEIYKKTLNEKIKIRALVGLCKLGSAGGTDYGLRQFAEGSTEKLAKQCRRWLCNPTIDTRTRKWAVEGLAYLTLDADVKDDFVEDEPAMQAMFELAKTSDKTILYSVASVLVNCTNSYDVKELVPELVQLAKFSKQHVPEEHPKDKKDFITKRVKHLIKAGVIYTLVCMVKADSAILTDQTKELLARVFLALCEDPKDRGTIVAQGGGKALIPLALEGTDVGKIKASHALAKIAAISNPDIAFPGERVYEVVRPLVSLLNTERDGLQNYEALLGLTNFSGRSDKLRQKIIKEKALPDIENYMFENHDQLRQAATECMCNLVVNKEVQDRFIAEGNDRLKLVVLLCGEDDDKVQNAAAGALAMLTAAHKTLCHKLTQVTTQWLEILQRLCLHEKQDIQHRGVVIVYNLIHADQELAKKLVESEMLEILTIIGKEADDPKRQHILNVARECLVKLMDYGLIKPLSQP; encoded by the exons CTATTGACATCAACGGTTCTGATATTAAAGCTTTATACCGACGTAGCCAGGCTCTGGAGAAACTGGGCAAGTTGGATCAAGCCTTCAAAGATATCCAGAGATGTGCCACCATTGAACCTCGGAACCAAAGTTTCCAGGCGGCCCTTCGACGTCTGGGCACTAACATCCAGGAGAAG TTACATGTTCAATTCTCCACTGATGCTAGAGTGCAGCAAATGTTTGAAATCCTCCTGGATGaaaagagtgagaaagagaagCGAGAGAAG GCTGCAAACAACCTCATTGTTCTTGGCCGAGAAGAAGCTGGAGCACAGAGGATATTCCAGAACAATGGCTTGAATCTGCTTGTGAAGCTGATAGAAACTAAAAATCCTGAGCTGATCCTGGCAGCAGTAAGGACCCTTTCAGGGATGTGCGCAAGACACAGAGCACGG GCCACTGCCATACTCCACATGCTGGGGATCAACAAAATCTGCTTGTGGATGTCCATAGATCATGAAGAGATCTCGCTGGCAGTCTCCAACCTGCTGCAGGTCATCACTGACTCTTTAACTGGAGAAGGCAAGAAGGAAGAACATGGGAAGGAGGATGCCCTGGTGCTGG aCACAAAAAAGGATATGAAGGCGATCATCATTCATCTTCTAGACATGCTTCCCAGTAAAAAGGTATCTGGACAAGGCCGGGACCGGGCTCTCAATTTACTTAACAAGAACATACCAAGACAGGACCAGAGAATCCATGACAACAGTCGCACTATATTTGTAATTGACAATG GCctaaaaaagattttgaaagttGCTGGCCAGATTCCAGACATGCCTGACTGTCTCCCTTTAACAGAAAATACACAGCTCACAGCTTCAGTTCTTCTGAACAAATTGTATGATGACTTGCGATGTGACCCAGAAAGAGAAGAGTTCAGAGTCATCTGTGAAGAGTACATCAG GAGTAAAATTGACCCCAAGGATATGGACAAGACTTTACATGCCATCCAGACAGTGTCTGGAGTTCTACAAGGACCTTTTGATTTGGGAAACAAACTGCTGAGCATGAACGGTGTCATGGAGATGATGGTGGCACTTTGTGgctcagagagagagattgaCCAGCTAGTAGCTGTGGAAGCTCTCATCCACGCCTCAACCAAACTGAGCCGGGCCACGTTCATCATCACCAATGGAATCACCATGCTGAAGGAAATTTACAAGAAGACCCTGAACGAGAAGATCAAAATCAGAGCTTTGGTG GGGCTTTGCAAACTGGGCTCTGCTGGAGGAACTGACTATGGCCTGAGACAATTTGCAGAGGGATCCACTGAAAAGCTAGCAAAACAATGCCGCAG ATGGCTGTGTAACCCCACCATTGACACCCGTACTCGAAAGTGGGCAGTGGAAGGTCTTGCGTACTTGACTTTGGATGCCGACGTGAAGGATGATTTTGTGGAAGACGAGCCAGCCATGCAAGCCATGTTTGAATTAGCCAAG ACAAGCGACAAGACTATTTTGTACTCTGTGGCCAGTGTCTTGGTGAACTGCACCAACAGCTATGATGTCAAAGAACTTGTCCCTGAACTTGTCCAGCTGGCCAAGTTTTCTAAGCAGCATGTGCCCGAGGAACACCCCAAG GACAAAAAAGACTTCATCACAAAGCGAGTGAAACATCTGATCAAAGCTGGAGTCATCTATACCTTGGTCTGCATGGTGAAGGCAGACAGTGCTATTTTGACAGATCAGACCAAAGAACTTTTAGCTAG AGTTTTCCTTGCTTTGTGTGAAGACCCCAAGGATCGTGGTACCATTGTTGCTCAAGGGGGTGGAAAG GCCCTTATACCACTGGCCCTAGAAGGCACAGATGTTGGCAAAATAAAAGCATCCCATGCCTTGGCCAAGATTGCTGCCATTTCCAATCCAGACATAGCATTTCCAGGGGAGAGG GTGTATGAAGTTGTGCGGCCCCTGGTCAGTTTACTGAATACTGAGCGTGATGGGCTACAGAACTATGAGGCATTGTTAGGACTCACCAACTTTTCTGGAAGAAGTGACAAACTCAG ACAAAAGATCATCAAAGAGAAAGCTCTACCAGACATTGAAAACTACATGTTTGAAAACCACGATCAGCTCCGACAAGCAGCCACAGAGTGTATGTGCAACTTGGTGGTCAATAAAGAG GTTCAAGACAGATTCATTGCTGAAGGAAATGACAGACTCAAGTTGGTTGTCCTGTTGTGTGGCGAGGATGATGACAAAGTCCAGAACGCAGCTGCTGGGGCCCTCGCAATGCTCACTGCAGCCCATAAGACACTCTGTCATAAGTTAACCCAAGTG ACAACCCAATGGCTGGAGATTTTGCAGAGACTTTGCCTTCATGAAAAGCAGGACATCCAGCACCGTGGGGTGGTGATTGTTTACAATTTAATCCACGCAGACCAAGAATTGGCAAAGAAGTTGGTGGAGAGTGAGATGCTGGAAATCCTGACCATCATTGGTAAAGAAGCAGATGATCCTAAAAGACAACATATTCTCAATGTGGCTCGGGAATGCCTTGTGAAGCTCATGGACTATGGGTTGATCAAACCCTTGTCTCAGCCATAA
- the PEX12 gene encoding peroxisome assembly protein 12 codes for MAEHGAHLTATSTHEDRPSIFEVVAQDSLMSAVRPAFQHVTKVLAESNPSYYGFLWRWFDEIYTLLDLLLQQHYLSRCSASFSENFYGLKRVALKSKKQQHRCLAAAGLPQKHHWKSLCLLVLVPYLRTKLEKLISRLQEEDDYSIHPPSSCWKRFYKAFLAAYPFVNLAWEGWFLAQQLCYILGKAQHHSPLLRLAGVHLVRLTAEDLQALKDTRVAAGNVLQSSNSMREQMQSAGKKVLGALAFSLSTGLSVGIFFLQFLEWWYSVENQETVKSLTAMPVPPSPVHLDYETKSPLLPKLKTVCPLCRKIRANDTALSTSGFVFCYGCAYSYVKRHQRCPITGYATELQHLVKLYTPEN; via the exons ATGGCAGAACATGGGGCTCATCTCACTGCCACCTCCACACATGAGGACAGGCCTTCCATCTTTGAAGTTGTTGCCCAAGACAGTTTGATGTCTGCTGTGAGACCAGCATTTCAGCATGTGACCAAG GTATTGGCTGAATCCAACCCTTCCTATTATGGCTTCCTGTGGCGCTGGTTTGACGAGATCTACACCCTCCTGGATCTGCTGCTGCAGCAACACTACCTCTCCCGGTGCAGTGCTTCTTTTTCTGAAAACTTCTATGGCTTGAAGAGAGTCGCACTGAAAAGCAAAAAACAGCAGCACAGATGCTTGGCCGCTGCTGGACTTCCCCAAAAGCATCACTGGAAATCTCTCTGTTTGTTGGTCCTTGTTCCGTATCTGAGAACCAAACTGGAGAAGCTGATCTCCCGTCTCCAGGAAGAGGATGACTACTCCATCCACCCTCCATCGTCCTGCTGGAAACGGTTTTACAAGGCCTTCCTGGCTGCCTACCCCTTTGTGAACCTGGCTTGGGAGGgctggtttctggcccagcaaCTATGTTACATCCTGGGGAAGGCTCAGCACCACTCCCCCCTGCTGAGACTGGCTGGTGTGCATTTGGTTAGGTTGACAGCAGAAGACCTGCAGGCTTTGAAAGACACACGTGTAGCTGCCGGTAATGTCCTGCAGTCATCAAACAG CATGAGAGAGCAAATGCAGTCAGCTGGGAAAAAGGTCTTGGGGGCACTGGCTTTCTCCCTCTCCACTGGCCTCTCTGTGGGTATCTTCTTCCTTCAGTTCTTGGAGTGGTGGTACTCAGTTGAGAACCAGGAAACTGTCAAATCACTGACTGCGATGCCAGTCCCACCATCACCTGTGCACCTGGACTATGAGACTAAGTCACCTCTTTTGCCAAAGCTCAAGACAGTGTGTCCATTGTGCCGTAAAATCCGTGCCAACGACACAGCCCTCTCCACCTCTGGCTTTGTATTCTGCTATGGCTGTGCCTACAGTTATGTGAAGCGTCACCAGCGGTGTCCCATCACTGGCTATGCCACTGAACTTCAGCACCTTGTCAAATTATACACACCTGAAAACTGA